In Rhizobium sp. EC-SD404, the genomic window GTCGGATCGGCGCTCGTTGCGCTCGCCTTCGCCCTCGACGCTCTACGCACGCTTCGCCGCCGCTGAGACGACGGCTCCCTTAATCGCACGCAATTTTTTTTGGAGAATTCGATGACCGGGGCGCTCACATCGATCGGCCTTCTGCTTGCCCTGCTCGGTTTGGGCGTCCCGATGATCTCGGCGTTGCTCGCGGCCGTCGCCTTGGCATTCCTTCTGGGTGGTCAGTGGTCGATGATGATCCCGCAGTCGATGATCTCCGGTATGAGCACCTTCACACTTCTCTCGTTGCCGCTGTTCGTGCTGGCCGGAGCCTTGATGAACGCCGGCGGCCTGTCGGGCAGGCTTTTCGATTTCGCGCGATCGCTTGTTGGGTGGATGAGGGGTGGTCTCGCTCACGTCAACGTTCTGTCCAGCATGTTCTTCGGCGGCATGGTCGGTTCGTCGTCCGCCGATCTGGCCGGATCCGGATCGGTCATCATCCCGGCGATGAAGAAGGAAGGCTATCCGGCCGAAGTGGCCGCTGCCGTCAGCGCGTCTTCGTCCGGCATCGGACCCTTGATCCCGCCAAGCTCGCCCATGATCCTGTACTCTGCCGTCACGGGAACGTCGCTCGGCGCGCTGTTTCTGGCCGGTCTCATTCCCGGCATTCTCCTGGGTGTCGTTTTCATGCTGGTTGTTGCCTTTCTCGCACGGCGCCAGGGTTGGAAGACGCATGGCGCGTTTTCGTGGGGCGAGATCGGCAGAAGCGGGCGCGGTGCGCTGCTCGCTTTCGGCATGCCCGCCATCATCGTCGGCGGCCTCGTTGCAGGTGTTTTTACGCC contains:
- a CDS encoding TRAP transporter large permease — translated: MTGALTSIGLLLALLGLGVPMISALLAAVALAFLLGGQWSMMIPQSMISGMSTFTLLSLPLFVLAGALMNAGGLSGRLFDFARSLVGWMRGGLAHVNVLSSMFFGGMVGSSSADLAGSGSVIIPAMKKEGYPAEVAAAVSASSSGIGPLIPPSSPMILYSAVTGTSLGALFLAGLIPGILLGVVFMLVVAFLARRQGWKTHGAFSWGEIGRSGRGALLAFGMPAIIVGGLVAGVFTPSEGGAFGVAYALFLSVAVYRSLNWKQVYRVFASAVQTTGELLLIVSLSAAFGASLSSAHVPQALGDLISLVSFGDGLFLKILFLMALAIIAGMFLDPLIPVFVPVVLPALLAFDIDLIHFGTLMVMAVVIGQLTPPLAMSVIIVSRIANADQIRIIRANMPFLIAILAFTVLLIAVPSLSTWLPAVALN